The DNA sequence TAACAACGTTTCCCATGGCACTTCAATGTCACTGACACCCAGCAGAAATGCCGCAATCGGCGCAAATGCAAAGACCATGATAAGGTCATTAATCGCTACCTGAACCAGCGTATAGTTCGGATCGCCTCTGGTCATCTGACTCCACACAAACACCATCGCGGTACAGGGTGCGACACCCAGCAGGATCATACCCGCGATATATTCCCCCGCCGATTGCGGGTTCACCCAGTCCGCAAAGATGACCCGGAAAAACAACCAGCCCAGAAACGCCATGGTAAAAGGCTTAATCAGCCAGTTGACGACCAGGGTTAATACCAGCCCCCGGGGTCGTCTCCCCACATTTTTAACTGCGGAGAAATCAATCTGCACCATCATCGGGTAAATCATGACCCAGATTAACAGCGCCACCACCAGATTGACGTGCGCCCATTCCAGACTGGCAATCACACCAAATATCCCCGGAACCAGATTGCCGAGCACTACACCGGCAATGATGCACAGGCCAACCCAGACAGTGAGATAACGCTCAAAAATACCCATGATAAATCCTTAATGTATGCTGTCTGTATGAGCCAGCAGATAGCAATGTCCCTTATCTTGCGGCTTAACAAATAAATCTTAACCCTTTGTCTATCGTTACACCTGGATAGTCAGGAAAAATAATGGCTGTGTTAAAGAAGACGAAATACACAGGAAAAAGATGCGGAAAAACCACGAAAAACGGAAAAACATATTCACCGCGTAAAAACTGCATCTGGGTGTTGGAATAACTAAACTTAAATCAGAGAAGAAACAGATGTAGTTGTCAGCCGATGCTGTAACCGCTGAGTGAGGCACTTATGACTTATCTGATTAAATGTCCTGCCTGCCAGCAGGAAGGGTTGGATCCGCGATATAGCCCTATTGCCTGCATCCATTGCAAAAAAGAATTCAATATTGTGGGATTTTGCCCAACCTGCCACTCGGAGTTACAAAAATTTAAGTGCTGCTCTGTCGATTTTTTTTGTAATACATGCAATGAGCTGATTTCAAAGAAAAAAGTTGATTTTCATGTCAGCCCGGCATCACCTGCTGGCTGACATGAAATTGTTAGTTGCTTCAATTCATCCGGATCACGTTCAAAGAAACTGATCCCAGGGCACTTGCTGTTGTTGCAATAACGCAATCGAGCGCGGATGCCAAAGATTCAAAAATAATAACTGCGTTTTCTTTATTCATAATTTCAATGCTACAAGCATAATTGAAATGATCAAGTCATAAACAACATGAAAAAGACCCACAGACCTGTAGGGTAGACAAACGGCAATGGTTATGCGAACTTCACCAGCTCTGCCGGAGATGATTAATCAGGAAATAGCATGACCATCCGTATCGCAATCAATGGTTTTGGCCGCATTGGTCGTAATGTCCTGCGCGCGTTATATGAATCAGGCCGTCGCGCCGAAATCAAGGTCGTCGCCATTAATGAACCTGCGGATGCCGCAGGTATGGCGCACCTGCTGAAATATGACTCGACACATGGCCGTTTTGACTGGGATGTGCGTCAGGAACGCGATGTGCTGTATGTCGGTGATGATGCCATCCGTTTACTGCATCAGAAAGAGATCAGCCAACTGCCGTGGGGCGATCTGGGCGTGGATATCGTGCTGGATTGTAGTGGTGTCTATGGCAAGCGGGCAGATGGTGAAATGCATCTGGCATCCGGCGCCAAAAAAGTACTGTTCTCGCATCCGGGCAGCAGCGATCTGGATGCGACCGTGATTTATGGCGTGAACCATCAGCAGTTACAGTCGGAACATCGTATCGTTTCCAGTGGTTCCTGTACCACCAATTGCATCATCCCCATTATTAAATTGCTGGATGATGCCTTCAGTATTGAATCCGGTACCGTGACGACGATTCATGCCTCGATGAACGATCAGCAGGTGATCGATGCCTATCACCCGGATCTGCGCCGTACCCGCGCCGCCAGTCAGTCGATCATTCCGGTCGATACCAAACTTGCCGCCGGCATCACGCGTATCTTTCCTAAATTCTGCGATCGCTTTGAAGCGATTTCCGTGCGGGTGCCGACGATTAACGTGACAGCCATTGATCTCAGCGTGACGGTCACCAATGCGGTCTCTGTGCTGGACGTTAATACCATGCTGCAACGCGCCGCCAAAGGCGATTTCCGCAGCATCGTCGATTACACCGAGCTACCACTGGTTTCGATTGATTTTAACCACGACCCGCACAGCGCGATTGTCGATGGCACGCAAACCCGCGTCAGTGGCAAACATCTGATCAAAACACTGGTCTGGTGCGATAACGAATGGGGCTTTGCCAACCGCATGCTGGATACCACGCTGATGATGGCCAGGATTGGGTTTTAGAGCAAAAAACAAAACCGCACATGTTTCCGCTCACCCGCTTTAAGATCGGTGCGTGAACATGTGCGGTTTTCTGTTTTTTCTCAAGATGGTAATGATCAGCCGTTAGTCAGGCTAATGATGAACTCGTTATCCTGACCAGCTTCAATCTGCAGTGCCGCCAGTGATTGCAGCACCAAATCTACCTTATCCAGCCCAGGCGCATCATCCGGTGCATTGACAGCAATCACCTTGCAACCCGCCGCCAGTCCGGAAAGGATACCGGCCGGTGCATCTTCCACCACGACACACTCTTCGGGTTTCAGTCCCAGCTTTTCAGCGCCCAGCAGATACGGATCCGGATTAGGTTTGCCACGCGCCACCAGCTCTGCGGTAATAAAAATCTCCGGGCGAGCCAGCTCACCCGCCGCATGCCGGGCATGGGCTACCGGTACAGAACCGGAGGTCACGATGGCCCAGGGTACTGATAATTCATTCAGACGATGCAACAGCTCCACAGCGCCCGGTAAGGCAGAAATACCAACTGTATCTTCGGCTTCGGTTTTCTCCAGCAGGCGGAATTGCTCCTGAATTACCTCTTCGCTCTCCCCCTGCATGAAATGACGCAGTGAGGTGATCGCCTGTTTGCCGTGAATAAACCCTAATACCTCTTCCGGATCCAGACCACGGCTCTTCGCCCAGTTTGACCATGCACGTTCAACCGCAGGTAAGGAATCGACCAGCGTGCCGTCGAGATCAAAAAGAAACCCTTTGCATTTCATTGAGATAATCCTGTTTTATTTATATTTCAAATTCATCGCGACCAAACAATCCGAGTCGGTTACTCAGCATAATTGATTATTTACCTGCTGACTGGATCTCATCATATTTCGCCATCGCCTTTCTGTCATTGTCGGCATAGATATGATGGTGCGAAATATAAAACCCTTGTCTCAGCAATTGTTCGGTAATTTCTTCGCTGTATTCTTCATCCTGACAAACTTGTGTTACGACCTTATTCTTGATCAAAAATATAAATTTCTTAGTCATATAACCCCCCGGTTACATCGCTGTAGTGATTCGTATTCGTCATCAAGGTTAGGCCTAACCGATGTAGTGATTACAGCAGAGGTCTGGTATTCTTTAAAATGAATAATTATCCACCAGTGATAACCAAACGGAATGGAACTACGTCAGTTACGTGCTTTTGTGACTTTGGCTGATTGCCTGAATTTTACAGAAGCAGCGCAAAAGTTATTTATTACCCAGCCGGCTCTTTCCAAGCAGATCCATGCTTTGGAAGAAACGCTGGGCGGATTATTGTTTACCCGTAACCGGCGCGGAGCAGAATTAACGCCGTTGGGTAAAGAACTGCATGAACAAACCCGCACGCTGGTATTGCAAGCCGAGCAGTTAAAACGACACGCGCAACGGGTGTTAAAAGGGCAATCCGGCAAGCTAGCGATCGGGATCGGGCTTTCCAGCCTGCGTCTGGCATCATCGTTCACCGCGCAATTCCGCGTGCTGTATCCCGATGTCACCATCACCTTTCAAGACACCTCATCAGTGCCGCTGATAGCCCAATTACTGGCTGATCAATCGCAATTAGGCTTCTTACGATTACCCATTGAGCCACCGTTGGTCGCGCATAAGTTATTAACCGATCAATTAGTATTAGCGGTGAACCGACACCATTATTCCGGCCATGACGAAGCAGATTTTTTACGCCAGTTGGAGCAATTACCACTGCTGCGTTTAACGCCAACACAAGGGCAACGTTTTAATCGGCAGATTGATCAATTCCTGGCTTTTCATAATTGTTACCCAGTGGTTGCGCAATATGCAGGCGATAATCAGACCTTACTGGCGCTGGTGGCAGCCGGACTGGGTGTGGCGATTGTGCCGCAAAGTGCGGTATTTATTGCGCCGGAAGAGGTAGATATCATTCCATTATCGGGCGATTACACGCAATGGGATATCGGTATAGCGTGGAATCCGCATTACGATAACCCGATCCGGGATGCATTTATTCAGCTGGTGTTACAGCGTGAAGCGGATAAAACATGACAGATAAAAACTGACGGACAGAAAAAAGGGCGCTTGCTGCGCCCTTTTGCTAAGTTTATTTCTCTTCGTGCAATCCGCACTCGCGTTTCAGACCGAAGAAACGGGTTTGTTCTTCCGTCATCCCCTGTTCCCACTTCGCGGTGGTCTGCACATCACCCACTGACAGGTAGCCTTGCTCCCACAGTGGGTGATATGGCAGATCATGTTCTTTGAAGTAATAGAACACGTCTTTGTTGGTCCAGTCGATCACTGGCAGGAACTTGAAGATCCCGCGCTGCACCGCCAGCACCGGCAAATTGCCACGGGTCGATGACTGCTCACGACGCAAACCGGAGAACCAGGTTTTGACATCCAGCTCTTTCAGCGCCCGTGCCATCGGTTCGACTTTGTTGATCTGATTGTATTTCTCAATACCTTCCACGCCCTGTTCCCACAGTTTGCCGTAACGGGCTTCCTGCCAGGCCGGGGTGATCGGAGCCTGATATACTTTCAGATTCAGTTTCAAACGTTCGGTCAGCTGATCAATAAACTGATAGGTTTCCGGGAATAGATAGCCGGTATCGGTCAGCACCACTGGCACATCGGGGCGCACCTGCGTCACCAGATGCAACATCAGGGCAGCCTGAATACCGAAGCTCGAAGAGAGAATGAACTCGCCTTCCAGATGTTCAAATGCCCATTGCACACGCTCTTGTGCGCTGAGCGCCTCCAACTGCTGATTTACTTCAGCGAGCTGAGCTGTCTGTTCTTCTTTAGAGAGTGCAACCAGTGCACTCAGCGACAAAAGATTATGCGGCATAGAAATCCTTAGCAGAATCAACGACAGGTTTCACGATACCAGCGCGGATCACGAAATCACCAAAGCCTTCGTTCTCATTACGCTCTTTCGCCCAACGACCCAGCAGCGCATCGATCTCTTTCAAGATCTCAGCAGAGGTGATGTTCTCACGGTACTGACGCGGAATACGCGTACCTTCACGGTTACCACCGATATAGAAGTTATAACGATCCATGGCTTTACCCACCAGACCAATTTCCGCCAGCATCGCGCGACCACAACCATTCGGGCAGCCAGTGACACGGAAAATCACATGATCATCAGCCAAACCGTGTTTTGCCATCACTGCTTCGATTTGCGTGGTGAACGCAGGCAGGAAACGTTCTGCTTCTGCCATCGCTAATGGGCACGTTGGCAATGCCACGCACGCCATCGAGTTTTTACGCTGTTCGGTAATGGCATCGTCAATCAAGCCATGCGCACGGGCAATTTTCTCGATTTTCGCTTTATCTTTTTTCGGCACACCCGCGATGATCAGGTTCTGGTTCGCGGTCATGCGGAAATCACCTTTGTGAATTTTCGCAATTTCAGCCAGACCGGTTTTCAGCGGTTTGCCAGGGAAATCCAGAATACGGCCGTTTTCGATGAACAGCGTCAGATGCTGTTTGCCATCGATACCTTCCACCCAACCGAAACGATCACCACGGCTGGTGAATACATACGGGCGACTTTCTTCAAACTTGATACCGGTACGTTTTTCCACTTCCGCTTTAAATGCATCAACACCGACACGTTCCAGCGTGTATTTGGTTTTCGCGTTTTGGCGGTTAACACGGTTACCCCAGTCACGTTGTGTGGTGACAACAGCTTCGGCAAATTTCAGCGTGTCTTCTTTGCGGATAAAACCGAAATCATCCGCTTTACGTGGGAAGGTTTCTTTGTTGCCATGCGTCATGGCCAAACCACCACCCACCAGCACGTTGAAACCAACCAGCTTGCCATCTTCGGCAATGGCCACGAAGTTCAGGTCGTTAGCATGCACATCGATATCGTTGTGCGGCGGAATAACCACGGTGGTTTTAAATTTACGCGGCAGATAAGTTGAACCCAAAATTGGCTCTTCATCCGGACCTAACTTCTCGCCATCTAACCAGATTTCAGCATACGCACGCGTTTTCGGCAGCAGATGCTCAGAGATTTTCTTCGCCCACTCATAGGCTTCCTGATGCAGCTCTGATTCCACCGGATTCGACGTACACAGCACGTTACGGTTCACGTCACCCGCAGTAGCGATAGAGTCGATGCCGTATTTGTTCAGTGTCTGATGCATCATTTTGATGTTTGGCTTCAGCACACCGTGGAACTGGAAGGTCTGACGCGTAGTCAGACGAATGCTGCCATACATGGTGTGGTCATGCGCAAACTTATCAATACCTAACCATTGTTCCGGAGTGATGATACCGCCCGGCATACGGGCACGTAACATCACGTTGTGCAGCGGTTCCAGTTTCTGCTGAGCGCGCTCGGCACGAATATCGCGGTCATCCTGCTGATACATGCCATGCAAACGGATCAGCTGGAAGTTGTCGCCGGTAAAGCCGCCGGTCAGATCATTTTTCAGATCCAGCTCAATCGTACCGCGCAGGAAATTACTTTCCGCTTTCAGACGTTCGTTGTCAGATAATTTTTGCTCGCTCATCAGTAGACATCCCTCTGGTAACGCTTGGCACGACGCAGTTCATTTACATATTCTTCGGCTTGTTCGGCATTCTTACCGCCGTGTTCCACCACAATATTCACCAGTGCATCGTGAACATCTTTCGCCATACGGTTGGCATCACCGCAGACATAGAAATGTGCACCTTCCTGCAGCCATTGCCACACTTCTGCGCCTTTGGCCTTTAATTTATCTTGTACGTAGATTTTATTCGCTTGATCACGGCTGAAGGCTAAATCAATTTTAGTCAGCAAACCGCTCTTCACATATTTCTGCCATTCCACCTGATACAGAAAGTCCTGGGTGAAATGCGGATTACCGAAGAACAACCAGTTTTTGCCTTCGGCGCCTTGGGCATCACGCTCCTGAATAAAAGAACGGAATGGTGCAATACCAGTACCCGGCCCCACCATGATCACTGGCGTATTCGAGTCAGCTGGCAGCCGGAAGCTGTCGTTGTGTTCCACGAACACGCGCACTTCGCCACCCTCCTGAACACGATCAGCCAGGAATGAAGAAGCTCCACCAGAGCGCACAGAACCATCTTCCTGCGGATAACGCACGACACCGACGGTCAGATGCACCTCTTCTTCCACTTCAGACTGTGCAGAAGCGATAGAGTACAAACGCGGGCTCAGTGCACGCAGTAAACCCACCAGCTGTTCAGCCGTCAGTTTAGTTGGGAAGCGTTTTAAGACATCGACAATCTGTGCGTTTGCGGCAAATTTTCGGGTTTCATCTTTATCCGCTGCCAGGGCTTTCAGTTTGTCGTCAGCAGAAATTTCAGCCAGACCAGTAATAAAAGCGGCATGCAGACGGGTCAGTTCAAACTGATTGGTCAGGGCATCACTTAATGCAGCGGCTTTACCTGATACGGTTACCTGCTCATCACCCGTTAAACCAGTCAGTGCCAGAATTTCAGCTACCACGGCAGCATCATTATCAAACCAGATACCCAGCGCATCACCCGGTTGATAGGTGATACCAGAGCCTTCCAGATTGATCTCAAAATGGCGGATATCTTTCGTCGAATCACGACCGGTAATTTTCTGGTTGGTGCTCAGCGTCGCGGTAAACGGGTTAAATTTGTCATACGCGCTATGACCTGCAGCAATCACGGCTGAACCAGCCACTGCCGCAACAGCCGGTGCTGCTGTTAAAGTTGCGGCCAGTTTATCCAGAAAGCTCGCGGCCCAGGCATCGGCCGCAGCACGGTAATCGACATCCAGAATTGCCGCATCCTGCAGACGGGTTGCTTCGGCTTTCTCGAAGAACGCATCAAAATCTTTGGCTGTCTGGCAGAAAAATTCATAAGAAGAATCGCCCAGACCCAGTACCGCAAATTGCAGACCGAACAGTTTACCGATTTTGCCGCCTTTCAGTTGCGCGTGCAGATCGGCTGCGGCTTCCGGCGGTTCGCCTTCACCGTAGGTGCTGGTGACGATCAGGACATGGGTTTCTTTTTTCAGCTGTTTTGGTTTGTAGTCATTCATGGCCACCAGTGACACAGGAATACCACGCGCTTCAGCTTGTGCTTTCACGCTTTCCGCAACGCCTTTGGCATTACCGGTTTGTGAACCCACCAGAATAGTCAGACTACCGGTTGGTTGCGCAGCAACTGCACTACTGGTCGCTGATGAAGTGCCGGCAACAGCAACGCCACCCGCACCTTGTGCCAAACCAAACAAAAAGCCGCTGGCCCAGATCAGTTCAGTCGGAGATAAATTTGCTACGGCTTCCGCCAATTTAGAAAGCTGCGGTCCGCCGATGGGACCCAAAGATGGAGATTTGTCGCTCATATGCCGATTCCTGCATTAAGAATAAAATTAGCTTACAAGCAAAACAGGTGCTTCACAAAGAATTAATCGAAATTCTTAATATAGAAATGTCATATCTATAGTCAATTTGTGGATATAGCTGAGCGCTTTTCAGCGAAGAACCGGCGATTTACGCATTCCATTGTCAGAAACAAGCATAACTTAATGAAAAACAGGCAATAAAAAAGAGGATGCCGTTATATGCATCCTCTTTCGCAGTTATCGGTTTTATATTTTTTCTATATCGAAAAAATTAATAACGCAGCTCTGCACCCAGGAACCAGTTGTCCAGATGCTGATCCAGTTGCACGCTGTCTTCGGTGTAATTCACACGCATATTACGGTAGCCGGCACGCAGCTTCAGCTTCAGAATATCGTCCGGGAATACCACATAGCTCACACCCATTCTCCAGTCATGAGAATGATCGCCATCCCAATGCGAAACACGCATATCAGCAAAAGCCCCCAGATCAGTACCCGGGATCAATGTTTCTGCAGCACCGTACAGCATGATGGTGTCGTTAGAATAATCGTGGTGATGATTCAGCGTACCATCATAGCTGCGGAGGTTCAGACCGGCGTTCAGGGTCAGCGTATCCAGCTCCAGCGGAGAGTAATACAACGCGAAATCGTAGGTTTTCAGCTTGTTATCAAAGGCAGATGCATCAGAAGAGATATCTGTGGCCTGAAAAACTGCATTAGGCACCAGCAGCAATGGATGACGGAAATCAACGTATGTCGTCCACAGACTGTTAGAAGAGTAATTGCGATCCTTGCCTTCCGCCGAACCATCCATGTCGGAATACATGTAGTCCAGACCGGCACCGATGCTGAAATCATCAGCAGCCTGCGCGGCACCAGCAACCAGTACAGACGCTGCCAGCAGACTTAAACTGTATTTTTTCATGTTGGAGCTCCCATCATTATTATCAAAGAAGCGGAAACCTTCTTGGTTATCCGCCTCTGGTTATCAAGAAATTATTCCGCAGCCGGCAACAGTGCCAGCACTTTGTCCAGACGCGCCAGTACGCGTTCTTTACCAATCAGTTGCATCACCGCATCAATCGACGGTGACTGACCCAGACCGGTCACAGCAACACGCAACGGCATGCCTACTTTGCCCATTCCCAGCTCCAGTTCAGTCGCAGTGTCCTGAATAACATGGTGCAGTGGTTCTGTTTCCCAGCTTTCCAGCGCCGCCAGCTTGGTGCGGATCAGGGCCAGTGGTTCACGCGCCGCTGCTTTCAGATGTTTCTTCGCAGCCGCTGCGTCAATTTCTTCATATTCTTCGTAGAAATAACGGCTTTGCTGTGCCAGTTCACGCAAGGTGTGGCAACGTTCCGCCAGCAGTGTCACGATCTCGGCCAGCGCCGGGCCATTTTTATAATCAATACCCAGATCGTTCATCTGCCATTCCAGATGCGAAGCAACATAAACCGGATCCATGGTACGGATGTAATGGTTATTCAGCCATCTCAGTTTTTCTGTGTTGAATGCAGATGCTGATTTGCTGATGGAATCCAGACTGAACAGGTTGATCATCTCTTCACGGGTGAAGATTTCCTGATCGCCATGCGACCAGCCCAGACGCACCAGATAGTTCAGCACCGCTTCCGGCAGATAGCCATCATCACGGTACTGCATCACACCGACCGCACCATGACGTTTCGACAGCTTGGCACCATCATCACCCAGAATCATGGATACATGGGCAAACTCAGGTTCTGGTGCACCCAGTGCCTTATAGATGTTGATCTGACGCGGTGTGTTGTTGATATGGTCTTCGCCACGCACCACGTGGGTGATCTCCATATCCCAGTCGTCCACCACCACACAGAAGTTGTAAGTAGGAACACCGTCAGTACGACGAATGATCAGATCATCCAGCTCGGTGTTGGCAAATTCGATACGGCC is a window from the Tolumonas auensis DSM 9187 genome containing:
- the arsB gene encoding ACR3 family arsenite efflux transporter, with translation MGIFERYLTVWVGLCIIAGVVLGNLVPGIFGVIASLEWAHVNLVVALLIWVMIYPMMVQIDFSAVKNVGRRPRGLVLTLVVNWLIKPFTMAFLGWLFFRVIFADWVNPQSAGEYIAGMILLGVAPCTAMVFVWSQMTRGDPNYTLVQVAINDLIMVFAFAPIAAFLLGVSDIEVPWETLLFSVVLYVLLPLFAGVFTRHHLESKGGDVSLHAFLGRIKPWSIVGLLATVILLFGFQAETIMQQPQTIVLIAIPLLLQSYGIYAISFIGALILRLPFNIAAPACMIGTSNFFELAVAVAISLFGLHSGAALATVVGVLVEVPVMLSLVAISNRTQHWFHWTR
- a CDS encoding zinc ribbon domain-containing protein — protein: MTYLIKCPACQQEGLDPRYSPIACIHCKKEFNIVGFCPTCHSELQKFKCCSVDFFCNTCNELISKKKVDFHVSPASPAG
- the epd gene encoding erythrose-4-phosphate dehydrogenase, which produces MTIRIAINGFGRIGRNVLRALYESGRRAEIKVVAINEPADAAGMAHLLKYDSTHGRFDWDVRQERDVLYVGDDAIRLLHQKEISQLPWGDLGVDIVLDCSGVYGKRADGEMHLASGAKKVLFSHPGSSDLDATVIYGVNHQQLQSEHRIVSSGSCTTNCIIPIIKLLDDAFSIESGTVTTIHASMNDQQVIDAYHPDLRRTRAASQSIIPVDTKLAAGITRIFPKFCDRFEAISVRVPTINVTAIDLSVTVTNAVSVLDVNTMLQRAAKGDFRSIVDYTELPLVSIDFNHDPHSAIVDGTQTRVSGKHLIKTLVWCDNEWGFANRMLDTTLMMARIGF
- a CDS encoding sugar phosphatase, yielding MKCKGFLFDLDGTLVDSLPAVERAWSNWAKSRGLDPEEVLGFIHGKQAITSLRHFMQGESEEVIQEQFRLLEKTEAEDTVGISALPGAVELLHRLNELSVPWAIVTSGSVPVAHARHAAGELARPEIFITAELVARGKPNPDPYLLGAEKLGLKPEECVVVEDAPAGILSGLAAGCKVIAVNAPDDAPGLDKVDLVLQSLAALQIEAGQDNEFIISLTNG
- a CDS encoding LysR family transcriptional regulator gives rise to the protein MELRQLRAFVTLADCLNFTEAAQKLFITQPALSKQIHALEETLGGLLFTRNRRGAELTPLGKELHEQTRTLVLQAEQLKRHAQRVLKGQSGKLAIGIGLSSLRLASSFTAQFRVLYPDVTITFQDTSSVPLIAQLLADQSQLGFLRLPIEPPLVAHKLLTDQLVLAVNRHHYSGHDEADFLRQLEQLPLLRLTPTQGQRFNRQIDQFLAFHNCYPVVAQYAGDNQTLLALVAAGLGVAIVPQSAVFIAPEEVDIIPLSGDYTQWDIGIAWNPHYDNPIRDAFIQLVLQREADKT
- a CDS encoding phosphoadenylyl-sulfate reductase, with product MPHNLLSLSALVALSKEEQTAQLAEVNQQLEALSAQERVQWAFEHLEGEFILSSSFGIQAALMLHLVTQVRPDVPVVLTDTGYLFPETYQFIDQLTERLKLNLKVYQAPITPAWQEARYGKLWEQGVEGIEKYNQINKVEPMARALKELDVKTWFSGLRREQSSTRGNLPVLAVQRGIFKFLPVIDWTNKDVFYYFKEHDLPYHPLWEQGYLSVGDVQTTAKWEQGMTEEQTRFFGLKRECGLHEEK
- the cysI gene encoding assimilatory sulfite reductase (NADPH) hemoprotein subunit, translating into MSEQKLSDNERLKAESNFLRGTIELDLKNDLTGGFTGDNFQLIRLHGMYQQDDRDIRAERAQQKLEPLHNVMLRARMPGGIITPEQWLGIDKFAHDHTMYGSIRLTTRQTFQFHGVLKPNIKMMHQTLNKYGIDSIATAGDVNRNVLCTSNPVESELHQEAYEWAKKISEHLLPKTRAYAEIWLDGEKLGPDEEPILGSTYLPRKFKTTVVIPPHNDIDVHANDLNFVAIAEDGKLVGFNVLVGGGLAMTHGNKETFPRKADDFGFIRKEDTLKFAEAVVTTQRDWGNRVNRQNAKTKYTLERVGVDAFKAEVEKRTGIKFEESRPYVFTSRGDRFGWVEGIDGKQHLTLFIENGRILDFPGKPLKTGLAEIAKIHKGDFRMTANQNLIIAGVPKKDKAKIEKIARAHGLIDDAITEQRKNSMACVALPTCPLAMAEAERFLPAFTTQIEAVMAKHGLADDHVIFRVTGCPNGCGRAMLAEIGLVGKAMDRYNFYIGGNREGTRIPRQYRENITSAEILKEIDALLGRWAKERNENEGFGDFVIRAGIVKPVVDSAKDFYAA
- a CDS encoding assimilatory sulfite reductase (NADPH) flavoprotein subunit, whose product is MSDKSPSLGPIGGPQLSKLAEAVANLSPTELIWASGFLFGLAQGAGGVAVAGTSSATSSAVAAQPTGSLTILVGSQTGNAKGVAESVKAQAEARGIPVSLVAMNDYKPKQLKKETHVLIVTSTYGEGEPPEAAADLHAQLKGGKIGKLFGLQFAVLGLGDSSYEFFCQTAKDFDAFFEKAEATRLQDAAILDVDYRAAADAWAASFLDKLAATLTAAPAVAAVAGSAVIAAGHSAYDKFNPFTATLSTNQKITGRDSTKDIRHFEINLEGSGITYQPGDALGIWFDNDAAVVAEILALTGLTGDEQVTVSGKAAALSDALTNQFELTRLHAAFITGLAEISADDKLKALAADKDETRKFAANAQIVDVLKRFPTKLTAEQLVGLLRALSPRLYSIASAQSEVEEEVHLTVGVVRYPQEDGSVRSGGASSFLADRVQEGGEVRVFVEHNDSFRLPADSNTPVIMVGPGTGIAPFRSFIQERDAQGAEGKNWLFFGNPHFTQDFLYQVEWQKYVKSGLLTKIDLAFSRDQANKIYVQDKLKAKGAEVWQWLQEGAHFYVCGDANRMAKDVHDALVNIVVEHGGKNAEQAEEYVNELRRAKRYQRDVY
- a CDS encoding TIGR04219 family outer membrane beta-barrel protein, which codes for MKKYSLSLLAASVLVAGAAQAADDFSIGAGLDYMYSDMDGSAEGKDRNYSSNSLWTTYVDFRHPLLLVPNAVFQATDISSDASAFDNKLKTYDFALYYSPLELDTLTLNAGLNLRSYDGTLNHHHDYSNDTIMLYGAAETLIPGTDLGAFADMRVSHWDGDHSHDWRMGVSYVVFPDDILKLKLRAGYRNMRVNYTEDSVQLDQHLDNWFLGAELRY
- the gltX gene encoding glutamate--tRNA ligase, whose translation is MKVKTRFAPSPTGLLHIGGARTALYSWLYAKNQGGEFVLRIEDTDTERSTQAAIDAIMEGMTWLGFDWDEGPYYQTKRFDRYNQLIDQLLAEGKAYKCYCSKERLETLREAQMANGEKPRYDGHCRDSDEHHADDEPHVIRFRNPQDGVVAFDDHVRGRIEFANTELDDLIIRRTDGVPTYNFCVVVDDWDMEITHVVRGEDHINNTPRQINIYKALGAPEPEFAHVSMILGDDGAKLSKRHGAVGVMQYRDDGYLPEAVLNYLVRLGWSHGDQEIFTREEMINLFSLDSISKSASAFNTEKLRWLNNHYIRTMDPVYVASHLEWQMNDLGIDYKNGPALAEIVTLLAERCHTLRELAQQSRYFYEEYEEIDAAAAKKHLKAAAREPLALIRTKLAALESWETEPLHHVIQDTATELELGMGKVGMPLRVAVTGLGQSPSIDAVMQLIGKERVLARLDKVLALLPAAE